In Bombina bombina isolate aBomBom1 chromosome 6, aBomBom1.pri, whole genome shotgun sequence, a single genomic region encodes these proteins:
- the LOC128664834 gene encoding RELT-like protein 2 produces MSNEDTVEQIVKCIIENEANAEALKQMLGDTEGVVSIVPSLCPHRESQDSGPPHHHTVHLGSTQAPCIHCTRKKRSLLHRMGRSKDGRGKPHPGEITVFSVGRFRVTHIGKKTSIQGSQDDSNISTEPMSSVKDQDELDGEKPQNGLSTHGDHKHESEDLPKNGPEEVGLTKLEKKKGSAIKSVAKNGLQRLNKKAPVTSVKKKGEKDRRSSAPEQTVAQRERIDITDVNAREQRKEKSPVAGDSQTKQVNTEDSAQGH; encoded by the exons ATGTCAAATGAAGACACAGTAGAACAAATTGTGAAGTGCATTATTGAGAATGAAG CAAATGCAGAAGCTCTAAAGCAGATGCTCGGGGATACAGAGGGAGTTGTCTCAATTGTTCCCAG TCTGTGTCCTCACCGTGAGAGCCAGGATTCTGGTCCTCCTCATCACCATACAGTGCACCTTGGATCTACACAGGCACCGTGCATCCACTGTACTCGCAAAAAGAGAAGTCTCTTACACCGTATGGGCCGGTCAAAGGATGGCCGGGGAAAGCCACACCCTGGAGAAATCACAGTTTTTTCTGTTGGAAG GTTTCGGGTTACTCACATCGGGAAGAAGACAAGTATCCAAGGATCCCAGGACGACAGCAACATTAGCACTGAGCCAATGTCATCTGTTAAAGATCAGGATGAGTTGGATGGGGAAAAACCTCAAAATGGACTTAGCACACATGGGGACCATAAACATGAAAGTGAGGATTTGCCCAAAAATGGACCAGAAGAAGTGGGGTTAACAAAGCTTGAGAAGAAGAAAGGTTCTGCTATTAAGAGTGTAGCTAAAAACGGACTACAGAGACTGAATAAAAAGGCTCCAGTAACTTCTGTAAAGAAGAAAGGAGAAAAAGACAGACGGAGCAGTGCTCCAGAACAGACGGTGGCACAGAGAGAGAGGATTGATATTACAGATGTTAATGCACGCGAACAGCGCAAAGAAAAATCTCCTGTAGCAGGAGACTCACAGACAAAGCAG gtGAACACAGAGGATTCTGCTCAAGGCCATTGA